A stretch of DNA from Sphingomonas sp. SORGH_AS_0879:
GCGCCTATATCAACCCCGAAATCCTGTCGGTCAGCGAAGAGCTATCAACCTATAACGAGGGCTGCCTGTCGATCCCCGAGCAATATGCCGAGGTGAAGCGCCCGGCCAAGTGCCAGGTCAAGTGGCTGGACGAAAAGGGCGAGGCGCATGAGGCCGAGCTGGACGGCCTGCTCGCCACCTGTATGCAGCATGAGATCGACCATCTGAACGGCGTGCTGTTCATCGATCATGTCAGCCGGTTGAAGCGCGACATGCTGATGCGCAAGCTGACCAAGCTGCGCAAGGGCTGATCCCGGCCCGCATAAATCGGGCGGGGTCGATTGACCCTGTTCGATGCCCATCGTTCGTTCTATGTTCCGACCTGTCCTTGGTTCTGACAGGTTTACATGATGCCCGAATTGATCGTCGTCGCGCTTCTGGCGCTCCTGGTCGGGGGGCTGGCCGGTTGGCTGGCTGCAAAGCGTGCCGCCGATAGCCTCGCCGCCGAACTGGCCACTGCAAAGGCTCGCGCGGCGGAGGTCGATCCGCTGCGAGCCGCCCGCGATGTCGCCGAACGCGACAAGAGCGAGGCGCTACAGGCACTGGCCGAACTACGCGGTCGCGCCGCCGATCTGGACGTGATCCGGGCGGCGCGCGACGCGGTGGAGGCGGAGCGCAACGCCGCACTGCGTGAGCTGGCGGAATTGCAGGCGCGCGCGCAGGAACGCGAGGCGGCGCATGCCCTGACGCTGGAGGCGCTGGGCAAGGCGCGCGAACAGATCAACACGCAATTCGGCGAAGCGGCGGCGCGCGCACTGGAAGTCGCGCAGCGCCAGTTCCTCGAACGTGCCGAGGCGCGGTTCCGCCAGTCGGAGGAGGCGTCGGGGCAGTCGCTCAAGGCACTGCTCGACCCGGTCCACCAGCGGCTGCAACGCTATGAGGAGGGTGTGCGCAAGGTCGAGGACGAACGCCGCGACGCCTTTGGGGAGTTGAAGGGCCAGATCGAGGCGATGCGGATCGGGCAGGAGCGCGTCTCGGGCGAGGCGGCCAAACTGGTCAACGCACTGCGCAACGCCCCCAAGGCGCGAGGACGCTGGGGCGAACAGCAGCTTCGCAACGTGCTGGAAAGCTGCGGCCTGTCCGAACATGCCGATTTCCAGACCGAGGTCAGCGTGGCGGATGGCGAGGGCGGGCGGCTCCGCCCCGATGCGATCGTGCGCGTGCCGGGCGGCAAGGCGCTGGTTATCGATGCCAAGGTGTCGCTCAACGATTATCAGGACGCCTTCGGCGCGGTCGATGAGGTCGAACGGCTGGCGGGTCTGTCACGCCACGCCGCCGCGATGCGCGCGCATGTCAACGGCCTGGGCAACAAGAGCTATTGGAATCAGTTCGACGACGCGCCCGACTATGTCATCATGTTCGTGCCGGGCGAGCATTTCCTGTCGGCGGCGCTGGAGCATGATCCGACCCTGTGGGACTTCGCGTTCGACAAGCGGGTGCTGCTGGCGACCCCGACCAACCTGATCGCCATCGCCCGCACGGTCGCGGCGGTGTGGCGGCAGGAAAAGCTGGCGCAGGAAGCCCGGCAGATCGGTGCGCTTGGCAAGGAGCTTTACGCACGGCTCGCGGTGATGGGCGGCCATGTGTCGAAACTGGGCAAGAATCTCGACACCGCGATGACGGCCTACAACGCCTTTGTCGGCAGTCTGGAGAGCCAGGTGCTCACCAGCGCGCGGCGGTTCGAGGCCCTGAACATCGACACCGGCGGCAAGAGCATCGAACAGCCCCCTATCGGCGAACAGGCGACACGCCCGCTGACCAAGCTGATGCCGGTCGCGGAATTGACGGACGGCGGCGAGGGGGCGGACGTTTCCTGACCTTCGTCAATGGTTCGGGGGGCTCGGGCTCGCGATGGCGACCGCCGATCGCAACGAGCAAAGTCGAAGGGCATGAGATTGCGCTCGCGGTTAGGGCGCGGCGTGGCCTTCGACTTCGCTCAGGCTGAACGGGGGGATGGTTTCAGGCGCCTTTGCGTCGCTTGATCGCCACATTCAGAGTGCCCCCGCACTCCCGAACCTCCGTTCGCACTGAGCGAAGTCGAAGTGCACGGAGTCGCGCTCGCAACTAAGGCGTGGCGCGGCCTTCGGCTTCGCTCAGACCGAACGGAAGCCCAAAACGGCGGTCACCCCGCCTTTGCGCCACCTTGCTGGGCCAGCACTTCATAGGCCATCACCGCCGTCGCGACCGCAGCGTTCAGGCTGTCCGCCTTGCCGAGCATCGGAATCTTGACCAGCGTATCGCAGGCGGCGGCATAGTCGTCCGGCATCCCTTGCGCCTCGTTACCGGTCAGCAGGAAGGTCGGAGCCGAATAACGCGCCGTGCGGTAATCCGAATCGGTGTCGAGGCTCAGGCCGACCAATTGCCCCGGCCCCTGGCGCAGCCAGTCGAGGAAAGCCTGCCATTCACAACGCACGATCGGCACGGTGAACAGCGCCCCCATGCTGGCGCGCACCGCCTCGACCGAGAAGGGGTCGACGCATTCGCCGATCAGGATCAGGCCGCCCGCGCCGACCGCATCCCCGGTGCGCAATATGGTCCCCAGATTGCCCGGATCGCGTAAGCGTTCGGCCACCAGCCAGATGCCCGAGGACGACCGGTCGAGCGCGTCGAGCGTGACCGCGAGTTCCTCGAACACCCCGACGACCGCCTGCGGATTGTCCTTGCCGGACAGCTTGGACAGGATGTCGGGCGTCGTCTCGATCGCCTCGCCCTCCGACGCTTCGACCGCGTCGATCAGTTCGCGCACTAGCGGATGGCCCGCTGACGGCTTGGCATAGAAGAGCAAGGTGGGCAGACGCCCCGTCTCACGCGCTTCGGTCAGGATGCGCAGCCCCTCGGCGAGGAACTGGCGCGACTGCTTGCGGTGGCGCTTGTCGCGCAGGTCGCGGGCCCACTTGATCAGCGGGTTGGAATAAGCGGTAATCTCGCGGGGCATCAGTCTTCGCCGAACTTCGCTTCCACGAGCGCGACCAGCGCCTCGATTGTCTCACCGGCGCCGTCGCCTTCGGCGCTGATCGTGATGGTGTCGCCCATCGCGGCGCCCAGCATCATCAGGCCCATGATCGAGGTGCCCGTCACCATGCTGCCATCCTTGCCGACCCGCACTTCGCAGGGCTGGCTGGAGGCGAGGGTGACGAACTTGGCGCTGGCGCGGGCATGAAGGCCGCGGCGGTTGGTGATGAGGACGGTCCGCGTCTGCTCCGTCATGCGGCGGCCTCGCCCAGCACCTCGGAGGCGACCGAGATATATTTGCGCCCCGCCTCGCGCGCGGCGGCGACGGCATCGACCACCTGCATCGACTTGCGCGCCGAACCCAGGCGGATCAGCATCGGCAGGTTCATCCCCGCGATCACCTCGACCCGGCCCCGTTCCATCAGCGAGATGGCGAGGTTGGAGGGGGTGCCGCCGAACAGGTCGGTCAGCACGATCACGCCGCGCCCCGCATCGACCGTGCCGATGGCGGCGGCGATGTCGGCGCGGCGTTCCTCCATATCGTCCTCGGGCCCGATCGCGATGGTCGCGATCCGTTCCTGTGGGCCGACCACATGAATCATCGCGGTCACGAACTCATCGGCGAGCCGCCCGTGCGTCACCAGAACCAGACCGATCATGTCAGACACGCATATCCATCATTGCTTGGCCGGCCCGGCTTCCAGTGAGTCTTTCGGCACGGCACTCAAATCACGATGTACCACCGTGGGGGAAAAACCGTCCCGGCGCAACCGTCCCGCGATCCGTTCGGCGACATGGACGGAGCGGTGTCTCCCTCCGGTACACCCGATCGCGATGGTGATATAGGACTTGCCCGAGGCGATGTAGCGGGGGACCAGCGTTTCCAGCAACGTCTCGATCTGGCCGAGCGAAGTCTCATAGGCCGGGTCGTGCCGGATATAGTCGATCACGCCTTGGTCCCGCCCGGTGCCGGGGCGCAATTCGGCGGACCAGTGGGGATTGCGCAGGAAGCGCATGTCGAACACCAGATCGGCATTGCGCGGCAGCCCCTTGGAAAAGCCGAAGGACATGACGGTCAGCACAGGCTCGCTCAGCCCTTCGACCGCGTAGTTGGCGCGGATCCACTGGCCCAGATCGTTGCTGGTCATGTTGGTCGTGTCCAGCAGCCGGTCGGCCATGTCGCGCAAGGGAGCGAGCAGGGTGCGCTCATGCGCGATCCCGTCATCGGCGGCGCGGTCCATCGCCAGCGGATGGCGGTGGCGCGTCTCGGCATAACGGCGCTTCAGTTCCTCACCGCCGCAATTGAGGAACAGCGTCTCGATCGCCAGACTGGGGCTCTCGTTCAGGCGGCGGATGCTCTGGGCGATGTGCTCGGGCGCGAAGTCGCGAGTGCGCACGCCGATGCTGATCGCAAGCGGGCGGTTCTTGCCCTCCATGCCGCGCGGCGGTGCGGCTTCCAGCAGACCGTCGAGCAGGAAGAGCGGCAGGTTGTCGACCACCTCCCACCCCAGATCCTCCAGCGTCTTCAGCGTGGTGGAGGTGCCGGCGCCGGACATGCCGGTGACCAACAATATGCGTTTGCGATCCATCACGGACGGTCCTTGTGACGCTTGGCCAGTAATTCGACCTTGATCGGGGCCGAAGCGGGGAAGGGGTTCAGCCTGTAGAGCGGAAGTGTGACGCCCGCGATGACCCTTTCGGCGGGCTCGGGCAAGCGGTCTTCGGCCTCGGCGCTCAGGTCGATCACGAAGGATATGGTGGTCGCACGGCGATGCGCCAAGGTGATGATCCCGACGCCGCGAACCTCGATCAGTCCGGCGATCGTATCCGGGACGGTCGCGTGAAGGCGTCCGTTCAGAGCATCGACCCGGACATAGTCGTCGCCGACCAGGATTGCCCCCCGATCGATGAGACGCAGGGCAAGATCCGACTTGCCCGCGCCCGATCGTCCGCACAGCAACAGCCCGACATCGCCGATCGCGATGCAGGTCGCGTGGACCAGTTCGCCCGCTCCGGCGGATGGCGCGTCCCCGATCACAGGACGGGGGCGAGCGGCAGGCGGACGACGAAGCGCGCGCCGCTCAACCGGTCTTCGCGCGATTCGACATGAATGCGGCCCTGATGCGCCTCGACGATGGTGCGCGCGATGGCCAGGCCCAGCCCCGAATGCTGGCCGAACCCTTCCGAACTGGGGCGGATCGAATGGAAGCGGCGGAAGATCGCTTCACGCGCGTCTTTCGGAACGCCGGGGCCTTCATCCTCGACCCGGACGACCAGATCGTCCTGTTCGCGAGACAGGCTGATTGCGACGACCGCTTCGTCGGGGGAAAAGGACAGGGCGTTGGAGATCAGATTCTCGAACACCCGCTCCAGCCGCGCGCCCTCGCCCGTGATGATCGCTGGGCCGGGTTCGGTGGCGTCGAAGCGCAGGCGGATGCCACGCTCGACCCCACGCGCCTCGCGCTGGTCGATCAGCCCGGCGAGCAGGGCGTGGAGATCGACCGGATCGAACTTGGCGCGGCTCAACTGCGCGTCCAGCCGCGAGGCATCGGATATGTCGGTGATCAGCCGGTCGAGCCGACGCACATCGTCGCGGACGATCGCCAGCAACTGCGCCTGGAGATCGGGGTCGTGGACCGTCTCCAGCGTATCGACGGCGGAGCGGAGCGAGGCGAGGGGGTTCTTGAGCTCATGTGTGACGTCGGCGGCGAAGGCCTCGGTCGCGTCGATCCGGGCGCGCAGGGCCAGGCTCATGTCCGACAGCGCGCGGGCGAGCATCCCCAGTTCGTCGCGACGATCCGGCAGGCGGGGCACCACGACCTCGCGTGCGCGCCCCAGACGAACGCGGACGGCGGCGCGCGCCAGTCGCCGCAACGGACGGACGATGGTACGCGCGAGGAACAGCGACAACAGCACCGAGATCAGCGCGACCAGCGCGAGGAGGACGCTCAACCGGAACCGCTCGATCCGCACCGTCTCGGTGATGAAGCGCGCATTCTCGGTCGCCATGATCGCGCCGCCGCTGGGCAGGGGTGCGGCGGCGGTGATGACGGGGGTGCGATCGGGCGCGCGCCAGACCGAGGCGGAGATACCCCCTTGGCGGGCCGCGCGGACATCGGGCCATTCCGCGCCTTCGCGCCGCTCGCGGTAGAGCGGGGGGCGGGCGGCGCCGACCACCGTATCGATCCCGGCGTCGAGGAAGCGCGCGATCGACTGCCCCAGGTCCTGTTTGTCGGGATCGCGCAGCACGACGTTGCGGATACCCAGCGCACGGCTGTCCCCGACCAGTCGTCCGGCCGCGTCGAACAGCCGGACCCGCGCGCCCGTATCCCGCGCCAGCCGCGTGACCAGCCGGTCGCGCTCCTCGCTCCGCACCGAGGTCAGCGCCTCGCCCATCAGGCGAACCTCACGCAACGACTGGGCGACGCGATTGTCGAGCAGTCTCGCGCGGTAGGAGTCGAGATAGAAGAAGCCACCGGCGAGCAACAACAGTGCGAAAATGTTGATCGCCAGAATCCGCTGGGTCAGCGAAATCTGGCCCGACCAGCGCAACGCCAGGTCGGGGGCTTCACTCCTCGGAGAATCGGTAGCCGGCGCCATAGAGCGTCTCGATGGCGTCGAATTCGGGGTCTGCCTGTCGGAACTTGCGGCGCAGACGCTTGATATGGCTGTCGATCGTGCGGTCGTCGACATAGATGTCGTCCTGATAGGCCGCGTCCATCAACTGGTTGCGGGTGCGCACGATGCCGGGGCGCTGGGCCAGCGTCTCCAGGATCAGGAATTCGGTGACGGTCAGGGTGACGGGCTCGCCTTTCCACGTCACCCGGTGCCGTGCCGGGTCCATCGCCAGCGCGCCACGGGTCAGCGGCCCCTGCGCGTCGGCGGCGGGCGTTCCCTGCGGCGTCCCGACATATTCCGACCGGCGCAGGATCGCGCGGATGCGCGCGATCAGCAGCCGCTGTGAGAAGGGCTTGGCGATATAATCGTCCGCGCCCATCGCCAGGCCCAGCGCCTCGTCCAGTTCGTCATCCTTGCTGGTCAGGAAAATCACCGGAATCTGGCTCTTCTCACGCAGCCGGCGCAGCAGCTCCAGCCCGTCCATGCGCGGCATCTTGATATCGAAGATGGCCAGATCGGGCGGATTGTCGATCAGCGCCTTCAGCGCCGCTTCGCCATCGGCATAGATTCGCGTGACGAACCCTTCCGCCTGAAGCGCGATCGATACGGATGTCAGGATGTTACGGTCGTCGTCGACCAGCGCGATCGTCGCCGTCATGCGATCAACCCCAGACCATTGTCGTGCGAAGGAACCGCCATGCGCCTCGGTTAAGCCAAAGCGGGACACGGCTCAACCGTCTTTGCACATCCGCCTGTTTGACGTGTTAAACAAACGCGCTATGGATCGTGCAACGCATACGTATTCGCATGCGGTGAGAAACGGTGGCCGGTCCATCGCGGTCGGCGCCCTGGGGAACGAGGAAGCTCTTATGAACGAACGGATTCCGGAAATCGGTTTGCAGGCGCAGGGGATCGAGACCCGTGCCACGCTCCACTGGAACCTGGTCACCGCGCGGCTGATCGAAACCGCCGTGGCGCGTGGTGAGGGCAAGCTGTCGGCGGACGGCCCGCTGGTGGTCGAGACGGGCGAGCACACCGGGCGTTCGGCGCAGGACAAGTTCATGGTCCGCGACGACGAGACCCGCGACACCGTCTGGTGGGGCAAGACCAACAAGCCGATGAGCCCCGACGACTTCGCCGCGCTCAAGGCCGATTTCTTCGCCGCGCTCGGCCAGAAGGAAAATCTGTTCGTCCAGGATCTCTATGGCGGATCGCAGCCCGAGCACCGGGTGCGCGTGCGCGTCATCAACGAACTGGCCTGGCATAATCTGTTCATCCGCACGATGCTGGTCCGCCCGGAAGAGCATGAACTGCGCAAGTTCGTCGCCGACTATACGATCATCGACCTGCCCAGCTTCCGCGCCGACCCCGCACGTCATGGCTGTCGTTCCTCGACCGTCATCGCGGTCAACATGACCGAGAAGCTGATCCTGATCGGCGGCACCCGCTATGCGGGCGAGATGAAGAAGTCGGTCTTCGGCCTGCTCAACTATCTTCTGCCGACGACGGGCGTGATGCCGATGCACTGTTCGGCCAATATGGGCGCGGACGGATCGACGGCGGTGTTCTTCGGCCTGTCGGGCACCGGCAAGACGACGCTGTCGGCGGATGCCAGCCGTACGCTGATCGGTGACGACGAGCATGGGGTGGTCGGACACGGCGGTCTTCAATTTCGAGGGCGGCTGCTATGCCAAGATGATCCGCCTGTCGCCCGAGGCGGAGCCGGAAATCTTCGCGACGACCAAGCGGTTCGGCACGGTGCTGGAGAATGTGGTCATGGACCCGGTCACGCGCCAGCTCGACCTGAACGACAACAGCCTGGCCGAGAACAGCCGGGGGGCGTACCCGATCGACTTCATCCCCAATGCGTCGAAGGACAATATGGGGGGCGTGCCGCGCAACATCGTGATGCTGACCGCCGACGCCTATGGTATCCTGCCGCCGATCGCGAAGCTGACCCCCGAACAGGCGATGTACCATTTCCTGTCGGGCTATACCGCGCGTGTCGCGGGCACCGAGATCGGCGTGACCGAGCCGGATGCGACCTTCTCGACCTGCTTCGGTGCGCCGTTCATGCCACGCCACCCTTCCGTCTATGGCAATCTGCTGAAGGAGCGGATCGCGAAGGGCGGCGTGGATTGCTGGCTGGTCAATACCGGCTGGACCGGCGGCAAGTACGGCGTGGGCAACCGGATGCCGATCAAGGCGACGCGCGCGCTGCTCAACGCCGCGCTCGACGGCAGCCTGAACCAGGTCGAGTTCCGCATCGATCCGAATTTCGGTTTCCAGGTGCCGGTTGCGGTGCCGGGCGTCGATCCGGCGATCCTGAACCCGCGCGATACCTGGGCCGACAAGGGCGCCTATGACGCGACGGCGGCTAAGCTGGTCGATCTGTTCAACGAGAACTTCCAGCAGTTCGCAAGCCATGTCGACGAAGGCGTTCGGGCGGCGGCACCGAAGGTGACGGTGGCGGCGTAATTTGTCGTGGGGGAGGGCGCTTGTGGTGGGCGTCCTCCCTTGGCCCACCGCCAGCCTCAGTCTAAAGGCTCGACCAACAAAACCCCGCCATCGATATGCGCGACGCGCAACCGGGTTCCGCTTTCCGCGTCCGGCCCACGCACCGGCCACTCGCTATCGCCCAACCGCGCCCGACCCTCGCCCCCGACGATCGGCGTCGTGACGGTAACGACCTGCCCCCGCAGTCGCAGGGCGGGCGCATTCAAGACCGGCGCGTCGCTTTCCACCGGAAAATCCCGATACCAGCGCCGCCCGATCACCACGCAAACGACGCTCCACGCCGCGAAATCGGCGAGTTGCAGTCCGATCGGCAGGTCCGGCAGCGCCCATGTGGTCAGCGCCGTCACCCCCGCGGCGACGGCAAGGAAGATCAGGAATACCCCCGGCACCAGCAGCTCGGCGATACCGAGCGCCAGGCCCGCTGCCAGCCACAATGCGGCAGGGTCGAGTTCTCCGATCGTCACGACGGCGACTGGTCGAACGGCCCCGGCTTGGTGGTGACGCGCGGGGTGGCGGTGTCAGACTTGTTATTGCCAAGCGCTTCCTTGGCCAGTTCGCCGATCCCGCCCAGCGTGCCGATCAACTGGGTCGCCTCGACCGGGAACAGGATCGTCTTGGCATTGGGGCTGGTCGCGAACTTGCCGACCGCCTCGACATATTTCTGCGCGATGAAATAGTTGATCGCCTGCGTCCCGCCCGACTCGATCGCCTCGGACACGACGCGGGTCGCCTTGGCTTCGGCCTCGGCGGCGCGTTCGCGGGCTTCGGAGTCGCGATAGGCCGACTCGCGGCGACCCTCGGCTTCCAGAATGCGCGCCTGCTTCTGCCCCTCGGCGCGCAGAATCTCCGACGCGCGCGAGCCTTCCGCCTCCAGAATATTGGCGCGTTTCTCGCGTTCGGCCTTCATCTGGCGGGCCATGGCGTTGACGATGTCGACCGGCGGACGGATGTCCTTGATTTCGACGCGGGTGATCTTCACGCCCCAGGGAGTCGTCGCGTGATCGACCACATTGAGCAGCCGCGCATTGATCTCGTCGCGCTTGGATAGGGTTTCATCCAGATCCATCGATCCCATGACGGTGCGCAAATTGGTGGTGACGAGGTTCAACAAGGCGACATACAGGTCCGACACCTCATAGGCCGCCTTGGGCGCGTCCAGCACCTGGAAGAAGACGACCCCGTCGGTGGAGATCATCGCATTGTCCTTGGTGATGATTTCCTGCCCCGGAATATCGATCACCTGCTCCATCATGTTCACCTTGCGCCCCACGCGGTAGAAAAAGGCGGGGTAGAAGTTGAAACCGGGGATGGCGGTGCCGGTATAGCGGCCGAAATGCTCGATCGTGTACTGGTAACCCTGGCGGACGATCTTGATCGACATCATCAGGTACATCAGCACCAGCAGGACCGCGAGTGCGGCGATGATCAGGCCCATGAACGGCTCCCCCATATCTGTCTGATCGGCATTCTAGCATGGCGGTGCAGCAAGGGCCTAGCGGGAACGGCTTGCTTTGGTTACATGGCCCGCCACTTGTTCCCTCCGCAGGATTTGGCAGCCCCATGGATATCCGCCTCGGCCTCACCTTCGACGACGTGCTCCTCGTGCCCCAGGAGTCCGACGTTCTGCCGAGCACCGCCGACACGCGCACGCAACTCACCCGCTCGATCGCGCTCAACATCCCCGTCCTGTCGGCGGCGATGGATACCGTGACCGAGGCCGACATGGCGATCGTCATGGCGCAGCTTGGCGGCATGGGCGTGCTGCACCGCAACCTCACGCTCGAACAGCAGGTCGCCGCTGTCCGCCAGGTCAAGCGGTTCGAGAGCGGCATGGTGGTCAACCCGATCACCATCTCGCCCACCGCGACGCTCGCCGAGGCGCAGGCGCTGATGGCGCGCCACCGGATCAGCGGCATTCCCGTCGTCGAGTTCGACGGGCGTCTGGTCGGCATCCTGACCAACCGCGATGTGCGCTTCGCCGAGAACCCGCAACAGCCCGTCTCCGAACTGATGACGCATGAGGACCTGGCGACCGTCAAGGTGGGCGTCGGCCAGGACGAAGCGCGCCGCCTGCTCCATGGGCGGCGGATCGAGAAGCTGCTGGTCGTGGATGAAAGCTATCGCTGCGTCGGCCTGATCACCGTCAAGGATATCGAGAAGGCGGTCACCTATCCGTCGGCGACCAAGGACGCCGCCGGTCGCCTGCGCGTCGCCGCTGCCTCGACCGTCGGCGAGAAGGGCTTCGAGCGGACCCGCGCCCTGATCGAGGCGGAGGTGGACTGCGTCATCATCGACACCGCCCATGGCCACAACCGCGACGTGGCCCGTGCGGTCGAGGCGGCCAAGAAGCTGTCCGACACGGTTCAGGTGATCGCGGGCAACGTCGCCACGGCGGCGGCCACCCGCGCGCTGATCGATGCGGGCGCGGATGCGGTGAAGGTCGGCATCGGGCCGGGCTCGATCTGCACCACCCGCGTCGTTGCGGGCGTCGGCGTGCCGCAGTTGACCGCCGTGATGGACTGCGCCGAGGAAGGCTGGAAGTCGGGCGTGCCGGTGATCGCCGATGGCGGCCTGCGCACCTCGGGCGATCTCGCCAAGGCGCTGGCGGCGGGCGCTGGCGCCTGCATGGTCGGCTCGCTGCTGGCGGGCACCGAGGAAGCGCCGGGCGAGACGTTCCTGTATCAAGGTCGTGCTTATAAATCCTATCGTGGCATGGGTTCGGTCGGCGCGATGGGTCGGGGTTCGGCGGATCGTTATTTCCAGGGCGATATCAAGGACCAGATGAAGCTGGTGCCCGAGGGCATCGAGGGTCAGGTCGCCTATAAGGGCCCGGCGCGCGACGTGATCCACCAGCTTGTCGGCGGTATCAAGGCGGCGATGGGCTATACCGGTTCGGCGACGCTCAAGGACCTCCGCGAGCGGGCGCAGTTCGTCCAGATCACGGGGGCAGGCCTGAAGGAAAGCCATGTCCATGACGTGACGATCACGCGGGAAGCTCCCAATTACCCGACCCGCTGACCTGAAGGGTCTGTCCGCATGACGCCTGCCGCACGCACACAAGCCGCGATCGAGTTGCTCGACGAGATCCTTGCCGCTGCGGCGAGCGGCGGGGCGGCGGCCGACACGCTGATCGCGCGCTATTTCGCGACTCGCCGCTATGCCGGATCGAAGGATCGGCGAGCGGTGCGCGAACTGGTCTATGCCGCCATCCGTCAGGCTGGGCCGGTGCCTGTCTCGGGCCGTGCCGCGATGGTCGCGGTGGCGGACCGTGATCCGGCGCTCGCCGCGACCTTCGACGGGCAGGGCCATGGGCCCGCGCCGATCACACCGGACGAACCCCGCGCCGAGCGGGGCATCGCCCCCGATTGGCTGGTCGACGCGCTGACGGCGTCCGGTCTGGACGAAGCGCAACAGGCGGCGCTGGTCGATCGCGCGCCGCTGGACGTTCGGGTAAACAGCCTCGCCACGACGCGACAGGCGGTGCTGGAGCAACTGCCCGACGCAACCCCCACGCCGCTCGCACCGCTGGGCCTTCGCCTCGCGAGCGGGACGCCGATCGAGCAATCCGATCTCTACCGCGCCGGTCTGGTCGAGGTGCAGGACGAGGGCAGCCAGTTGGTTGGATCGGCGCTGGCGGCGCAACCCGGCGAATGGCTGGTGGACCTGTGCGCCGGCGCGGGCGGCAAGACGCTCCAGATCGCCGCCGCCATGGACAATCGCGGGGCGCTGCTCGCCTGCGATATCGACCGGGCGCGGTTGCAGAAGCTGCCCCCCCGTGCCGAACGCGCTGGCGCGACGATCATCGAGAGTCGCTTGCTCAATCCCGGTCATGAGGCGCAGATGCTGTCCGACTGGGCGGGCAGGGCGGACGGTGTGCTGATCGACGCACCCTGTTCGGGCACCGGCACCTGGCGTCGCAACCCGGAGGCGCGCTGGCGGCTGACGCCCGATCGCCTGGCGCGCCTGCGCATGATGCAGGAACAGGTGCTGTCGATTGGTGCCGGGCTGGTCAAGCCGGGCGGCCGGATGATCTATATCGTCTGCTCACTGCTCGATGCCGAGGGAAGGGATCAGGTCGCGGCGTTTCTGGCGGCGCATTCCGGCTGGTCGGCCGAGCCCGTCGAACCGACGGTCGGAACACCCCACGGCCCGGGCCGCAGGCTCGATCCCGCCAGCCACGGCACCGACGGCTTTTTTGTCGCCTGCCTCCGGGCGCCATGCTAGCATTCGGCTCAGTGCCCAGTCCGGAGT
This window harbors:
- the guaB gene encoding IMP dehydrogenase gives rise to the protein MDIRLGLTFDDVLLVPQESDVLPSTADTRTQLTRSIALNIPVLSAAMDTVTEADMAIVMAQLGGMGVLHRNLTLEQQVAAVRQVKRFESGMVVNPITISPTATLAEAQALMARHRISGIPVVEFDGRLVGILTNRDVRFAENPQQPVSELMTHEDLATVKVGVGQDEARRLLHGRRIEKLLVVDESYRCVGLITVKDIEKAVTYPSATKDAAGRLRVAAASTVGEKGFERTRALIEAEVDCVIIDTAHGHNRDVARAVEAAKKLSDTVQVIAGNVATAAATRALIDAGADAVKVGIGPGSICTTRVVAGVGVPQLTAVMDCAEEGWKSGVPVIADGGLRTSGDLAKALAAGAGACMVGSLLAGTEEAPGETFLYQGRAYKSYRGMGSVGAMGRGSADRYFQGDIKDQMKLVPEGIEGQVAYKGPARDVIHQLVGGIKAAMGYTGSATLKDLRERAQFVQITGAGLKESHVHDVTITREAPNYPTR
- a CDS encoding NfeD family protein, whose amino-acid sequence is MTIGELDPAALWLAAGLALGIAELLVPGVFLIFLAVAAGVTALTTWALPDLPIGLQLADFAAWSVVCVVIGRRWYRDFPVESDAPVLNAPALRLRGQVVTVTTPIVGGEGRARLGDSEWPVRGPDAESGTRLRVAHIDGGVLLVEPLD
- a CDS encoding response regulator transcription factor, with translation MTATIALVDDDRNILTSVSIALQAEGFVTRIYADGEAALKALIDNPPDLAIFDIKMPRMDGLELLRRLREKSQIPVIFLTSKDDELDEALGLAMGADDYIAKPFSQRLLIARIRAILRRSEYVGTPQGTPAADAQGPLTRGALAMDPARHRVTWKGEPVTLTVTEFLILETLAQRPGIVRTRNQLMDAAYQDDIYVDDRTIDSHIKRLRRKFRQADPEFDAIETLYGAGYRFSEE
- a CDS encoding SPFH domain-containing protein, with the translated sequence MGLIIAALAVLLVLMYLMMSIKIVRQGYQYTIEHFGRYTGTAIPGFNFYPAFFYRVGRKVNMMEQVIDIPGQEIITKDNAMISTDGVVFFQVLDAPKAAYEVSDLYVALLNLVTTNLRTVMGSMDLDETLSKRDEINARLLNVVDHATTPWGVKITRVEIKDIRPPVDIVNAMARQMKAEREKRANILEAEGSRASEILRAEGQKQARILEAEGRRESAYRDSEARERAAEAEAKATRVVSEAIESGGTQAINYFIAQKYVEAVGKFATSPNAKTILFPVEATQLIGTLGGIGELAKEALGNNKSDTATPRVTTKPGPFDQSPS
- a CDS encoding RsmB/NOP family class I SAM-dependent RNA methyltransferase — its product is MTPAARTQAAIELLDEILAAAASGGAAADTLIARYFATRRYAGSKDRRAVRELVYAAIRQAGPVPVSGRAAMVAVADRDPALAATFDGQGHGPAPITPDEPRAERGIAPDWLVDALTASGLDEAQQAALVDRAPLDVRVNSLATTRQAVLEQLPDATPTPLAPLGLRLASGTPIEQSDLYRAGLVEVQDEGSQLVGSALAAQPGEWLVDLCAGAGGKTLQIAAAMDNRGALLACDIDRARLQKLPPRAERAGATIIESRLLNPGHEAQMLSDWAGRADGVLIDAPCSGTGTWRRNPEARWRLTPDRLARLRMMQEQVLSIGAGLVKPGGRMIYIVCSLLDAEGRDQVAAFLAAHSGWSAEPVEPTVGTPHGPGRRLDPASHGTDGFFVACLRAPC